A window from Mya arenaria isolate MELC-2E11 chromosome 9, ASM2691426v1 encodes these proteins:
- the LOC128203405 gene encoding uncharacterized protein LOC128203405: MERIIYQLFVVLLFACYINSRPNGSPKNSCFYMTPRHIHPHTYRKVFPTKAMGLYNITTSADVFRPDRPIRVTLWGPPFKGFMMVAAEEGSKDWPTGIFYSDHGVANRMDCLSRGDTVTHLNNSYKDSVSVLWYGPESMNSEQIQFVATVVVNLTIYYTNIRSGFIRLDPSLHAATGVGADGGAVVAVTIDPWLQGSVTQAPTNWWNRGGTGNSWGSGANNVLNGWGANAAGTNGGFGGGGSGGWNQGSGTGTGQQASSWGAAGGGGDWQYRGQGSLTSSHMANPQPTQRNPNGGSLQWADVNNGAGWTAGQDSWGGTPMEGPNPNGQPVWHWSSGQITSPKPKGAQAVGAEQATGTGTGTGTGSQWSVSALMELIGRLSGAAGTGGQTPAV, translated from the exons ATGGAAAGGATTATATACCAGTTGTTTGTGGTGCTGCTGTTCGCGTGCTACATAAATTCTCGACCTAACGGGTCCCCGAAGAATTCTTGTTTTTACATGACGCCCCGCCATATTCATCCCCACACTTACCGGAAAGTTTTCCCGACGAAGGCGATGGGCCTTTATAACATTACAACTTCCGCCGACGTCTTCCGACCGGATAGACCAATTCGAG tTACACTATGGGGACCACCCTTCAAGGGTTTCATGATGGTGGCGGCTGAAGAGGGGTCCAAGGACTGGCCCACAGGGATTTTCTACAGCGATCATGGAGTCGCGAACCGCATGGACTGCCTGTCGCGGGGAGATACAGTCACCCATCTGAACAACTCGTACAAGGACTCCGTGTCAGTCCTGTGGTACGGACCGGAGAGCATGAATTCAGAGCAGATCCAGTTTGT GGCTACAGTGGTGGTTAACCTGACCATCTACTACACCAACATTCGATCAGGGTTCATCCGACTCGACCCTTCCTTACATG CTGCTACGGGGGTGGGTGCTGATGGAGGGGCCGTTGTGGCTGTAACAATTGATCCCTGGCTGCAAGGTTCCGTTACCCAGGCGCCCACAAACTGGTGGAACCGAGGCGGCACCGGAAACTCATGGGGCAGTGGGGCCAACAACGTATTAAACGGCTGGGGCGCAAATGCTGCGGGCACAAATGGCGGATTTGGAGGCGGTGGAAGTGGTGGCTGGAATCAGGGAAGCGGTACTGGAACAGGGCAGCAGGCGTCCTCTTGGGGCGCCGCTGGCGGTGGTGGCGACTGGCAGTACAGGGGCCAGGGCTCATTGACGAGCAGTCACATGGCTAATCCGCAGCCTACACAACGTAACCCTAATGGCGGCAGTCTTCAGTGGGCGGATGTCAACAATGGTGCCGGATGGACAGCCGGACAAGACAGTTGGGGTGGCACCCCGATGGAGGGACCTAACCCCAACGGGCAACCAGTCTGGCATTGGAGTTCGGGTCAGATAACATCACCGAAACCAAAAGGTGCTCAGGCCGTCGGTGCTGAACAAGCTACCGGAACTGGAACAGGAACCGGAACTGGATCGCAATGGTCAGTGAGCGCTCTTATGGAGCTTATCGGAAGACTGAGTGGAGCTGCGGGCACTGGTGGTCAGACTCCTGCTGTTTAA